ataaatgcactaaaatatgaaaagaaaatacaaaaaaattaaataagaattCAAAAACTACTTTAGTATATCTAACATTGATTCAAAATATGAAAACTAATTTAATCTCAGTTGCAGATGGTGTATTCTGTCAAAAAAAAACTCCAATTAGACAATAAGAAGCTGTCTAATTGACATGTAGAACAACCCAACCACAGTTTGATTGTTGCATTTTCTGATCAAGTAATGCACATGCTGTCATATACAGATGGAACAATTTATAATGCTGTTATAAGGGATGAAAACTAAAACTAATCCTGAAACgaaataaaaactttaattttgctcagaatcaaatgtattatttataacagaactaaattaaaatacaaaacaaacaaacaaattatgctcatatcattgtaatatttaaaaaaaaatattaatctttttacttttaatatttacagttattaaaataaataaaatcataggATATAAATACTAGTGATGttttcaaaactataataaccctatTTACACAATGAGCCATTATCTTTGTGTATTATAAAACCCattttatacacatacacatacaaccgGGGGATAGTAACAGTTGGACAACAAACGCCCCATGACAAAATGGTCTAGGGTGGTTTTCACACCGCTGGAACATGTAAATACAGATTCCTTTCTAACATTACGAATAAACTGCTAATAGGTAATGAGATATTCACAGATCAAAGGGGAGTAGACAGGTATATCAAAACATAAGCCAGATCACTTCTCCTCTCGGCATATATATGCCTTTGCACTATCATACACACCCAGATCTGAGGTGACTCCAGTATCAAGGCACCCCTGAATGGAGGATGAGTCAGACTCTGGTCCCTAAGCTCTGCACTCTGACGCAAACATACAAGTGCatgcacactcgcacacacacctAGGATAATGCGATCAAATGCGGCAAGCCTTCTTGGGGGGCCTTGCTTAAGTGCAGAGGATGCTAAACTGAAATTTGATACACAGGATTTCCATCCCCCACCCACAGTCATGGAAACCCTTGCACGAAGAAGACCCACCCCGACCGCAAACAGCAGCACACACGCCATATTTACATGAAGACCTATTGCACCTATAAAGAGCTTCCTCTTCATCAGCTTATTTACACAAACAGCTGTatgcattaacaaaatatttgaacaaagcctctatatatatatatatatatatatatatacacatgcattaATGACCGCTCTGAGATCACAGGACCAAAAAAGGAGGGTGTAATTGTTGTTAAAACTTTGCAATGCAGATCAACGTTTTAACTGCTAACGACTTGCAGTTGAAAGGAGCAGTAGCAACCAAGACTAATTTACACATAGACAGTGACATCCCACAAACACATAATGGTTGTAGAGAAAACCGTTCAATCTGcaatttaaaatgaaatcaaacaatcagttttcaattaaaaaaaaaccaaTACCATACCTATAAATTCAATGGCTTCGATGAACCAAGAGCTGATGTCTTCCTTGTGGTTGTCTTCCACTGGGATGCACTTATACTGATAAGCCCCTTCAAAATGATTGGGACAGTTTGAAGATACATTCAGTAGAGCAGAAATTCCCATACCATCCAACATATCCTTCTTAGATGCATGGAAGGCACTGCCCAAATACAAAAAGGGTAGTATTTCCACAGGGCCACCCTGTAATGAAAACAACCAAGTGAGTGACATTTAACACTCCACAGACTACACATTGTATGATACATCAAACTCTTTACACTCTGTATGAAACATCCTGAAGACTAAAGAAaattaggtaacactttacaataagtttccatttgttaacctTACTCAACTcataacaatacttttacagcattgatttatcttggttaatattCATTTCAATATGTAGTAATCCATTTTTAGAATCAAAGTCGTATgtctatatgttaacattagtcaaaGCACTATAAACTAACCATGaacaattttagttttattaactaacattcacaaagattaataaatgctgtaaaaaaaaaattaattgtttttttatgatacctaatgcgtTTACTAATCTTAACGAATTTAACCTGATGTAATGTGCTATCGAAAAGTATATATCCTAAATGTTTCAATATAAACAATTGTGTCTTTTGCATGTaccataattgtttttgtttttttacttattgATTGACctagaaaatatttgtttttctctaacaatgaacaaatacaaaacttataacatgtttatataataataatgcccCAGTGAAAAGAATAAATAGGTATACatgtatacactgatcagccaaaacattaaaaccacctgtttaatagcattctgagattatatttttctcaccacaattgtacagagcggttatttgagttatcgtagactttggccagactggttcaaactgacattttgtgttgacctctctcatcaacaaggcacagaattgccactcactagatgttttttgtttttggcaccattctgagtaaattctagagacttgtgtgtaaaaatcccaggagatcagctggcaccaacaatcatgcaaggGTCAAATCACTGCGATCACATTttctcccattctgatggttcatgtgaaaatgaactgaagctcctgacccgtatctgaatgattttatgcactgcactgctgccacatgattagctgaTAAGATACtgtaattgcatggatgatttttgtgccagatgagctggtttgagtatttctgtaactgctgatctcctgggattttcacacacaacagtctctagaatttatttagaatggtgccaaaacccaaCAAACATCtattgagtggcagttctgcggacggaaatgtcttgttgatgagaggtcaacagagaatggccagactggtttaaactgacaaagtctacgataactcggataactactctgtacaattgtggtgagaagaatagcatctccgattgctattctgagatgcgagttggcgctgttttggtggcacgagggggacctacacaatattaggcaggtggttttaatgttgtggctgagtgtgtgtgtgtgcgtatatatatatataggcctatatatatatatatatatatatatatatatatatatatatatatatatatatatatatatacatacacacacacactcttaaaaaaattttttttattaattttatatattttatattcattttaaaaaaaaaatcagtatatTTCAAAATTAGGCCTAAATGATATTATTAATTTTTCACTGCAGTAACGAATCCACAGGCCACTTTTAATTCtctaaataaattatcaaaatgttcTGTGACAGGCCACAACATTAGGTCACAcatctttgttttaaaaaggtCACGCTAATAACGTCGAGTTGATTTATTCGGGAAACACGTAATGATTTGGCCTAGTGTTATGTCATTGGTGGCCCGCTTAAAGCTGTAGAGACAGGAAATGATCGATGTGAGAATCAACACAGAAGAGTACTAATATGTCCGACACAGACACAGTAGGCTACACCCCCATTACAAAGAGGAAGGCCGGACGAACGCACAGTAAAGTACTGCTATATCAGCCGGAAAGACAGCAAGTCAATACGTTTAATGTTACACAATGCTGCCCATTAGCTGACCTCAAAATACCCGCTAATGTAGTTACCTGGTCGTGCTGGGGTGTTCCGCAGGAGGTGCAGCTGGCCCCAACATTGGATAGGGGAGTGGATACAGTCAATGTTTTCGTTTTCAAACAGTATTTGGGATACTGTGTGGAAAATCTGTCATAGCCTcctatcaagaaaaaaaaaaagagaagctaTTTATAATCAAAACATGTTATTTGCACTTAGGCCAGAATTTATCAGATGATTTCATACACTATtagatatatacatttttagtaataataatgatataaaaacaacagTTGTTAACAAAGTagtcattttaaaattattttgcgCATTTTTGAAGAACATTAATAGCAGCCCCATAACATCTGATGTGTTGGTAGCCATAACACTtacaatattaacaaaaatagacCTCAAATCTGACATTTATAAATAGGGCTGCATTAGGCCtacgttttattttataatatagttCACGTGCAAGAATAGACCGATCATTAAGCCATGCAATTTGACACAATGTAACTAGCTAAACGCAAGAATATCTATGGATATAACAGATAggcctatattacatttatgtcattaatttttttttgttttgtgtcttaAAAAACAGGCCTAAAATTTGAAATAGATAAAAAATTATTGTCAAGATCTTCGGGTGCTTCAGATAGGCTACACACACAGATATGGCAATCTTCCTTACATCATTGTCATAAAGCTGACTTGATGCTTAGATCTGACCACAGTGACAACAGATAATTTCCTAAGACATATGGTAGCTTTATTTAAgatacaaaaacacaattaatggTTATGTAGATGGTTTACCTTTCAGCAGATAGACTTCTGTACTAAATGTATCCCTACACAACGCGTTATGTACCAGGGTGATTGTGCTGTCGTCTTTAATAGTGTTTGTATCTGACGTCCGTTCATCGTACAAGATCACGGCGGAGTACAACCCTGATAAGAGTCTGTCTCGGACCTCGTCGTCACTGGACAGAATCTGGTCCAAACTCACGGAGCCTTTCGCTCGCCTCCGAACAATCGTGTTACACCGAATATTTACAGCACCGCGGATATGACCGCCGCTAAACGCGAGAAATGATCTACAGTCCAACACCAGATATTTCGCACTGTCGTCCTTCATCAACCTTTTCAAAACGccgcaatccatttcacaaagtTCGTCCATTGTGACCATTTTTCGTCCGGTCAAATACTGGTTCACAAAAATAGTACGTCAAATCCAGAGCTGCCTGTGCGCAGTGTAATGTTGTGTTACCCCTCCTGAGAGCATTACTACCACGGGCTCGTCTCTTTCCGTTTTATGAATGGGCTTCAGACGCGCGCTCCATAAAAGGAGCGTGACGTCACAACTGAGCTGACGTCTTCTACGAGCTCCATTCAGAACGCCACTCTGTGTTCGctcttcattcataaaagagtcaGCGGCGATCAATGATGACCGCCGTCACCTTAAACCAAATTGCAGCCATTAAATATTTCTCTCGAGTTAATGAAACAACCAAACAGTTTTCTTTAATTGCATGTAATACATATTCACAGTGGGATCGGAATAGGCTAATACCTAAATAAAACAACGAATATATGACGAATTGAAGTAGAAGCAAACTGCTCCTCGGGCAAAACATGTAGCCTATGAGTGACTAAAGAATTCTGGTTGCTTGAAAATTCTAAGGAGCCGTTCACACTGCGTCCTTGCTAAAAAATCTAGACGCAGCGTCACGAACGCGCGCACCTCGAAAAGCATTTTTTAACagctcaagttttttttttttttacttggcacGCCGAGCCAACTCAAAGCGCCCTCCTTCCGCCTGCTTCACATCAGTAAGAGAACTGCGTCACAGTTTTAAACACAACAATTCTTCTTCAAAATTCAGTTGCAAACATATATAATATGGAAATGGATTATAGCCTATTTAATTGCACACATTTCttttattaaagtgatagtttacccaaaaatgccatcccagatgtgtatgactttcttctgctgaacacaaatgaagatctgtaggtcctttcaatgcaagtgaatggtgaccatatatttcaagctccaaaaatcatatataggtagcataaaagtaatccatatgactccagcatttatatccatgtcttcagaagcgttcTGTGAGAAACAAGTGAAAagggagatttgtagtaaaaaaggatttacattttgatctgtttttcatccaAAGTGAATGCATAGCTCCAGaggacatatattaaaccaaatggattacttttatgctggttttatgtgattttttttgcgCTAGGAAGGTCTAgctaacattcacttgcattgtatggacctacagagctgagatttttgtTTGTCTTCACCataagaaggaaagtcatacgcatctgggatggcatgagtgtgagtatatgatgagagaataatttatttgggtgtactatccttTAACAAGGGATCAACAACTGGGCCATGCCTTGCTATGTGTATATGCTGGAAGAGTTTATTATTGCTCTTGATTATCATTTTCACCTCAGGGAATTTTTGGGACAAGTCTTAATTGATGGAGGCATGAGGGTAAGTTCTTTAACACCTTAGTTAACCTGGATAACTGAACAGATACGCCCTTTAAATGTTATGCTTCTTTTTGTGGGGTTTACAAATTTTAGCTGATAGCTGCAAAATGCAATACACATttattaaacatatatacatatattagaaACTTGTAGATTGACATCAATAAGGTTTTTAAGTAAAAACAATCTTTTGAAATGTCTTTTTTACACAACTACTGCAATTTTTGTTTGCAGTAGTTGTGTAAACcttcatacatttatttcaccATCATGTAACACATAGTATTTCTGCTTTCTTCCTCAATTAATTCAAAGTTACCAGATTttcaaaatacatgaacatgagcTATGCATGTACTTACGTTCATCCATGAAAGAATGgttttgcattttaaacatgttgtTTTTCAATTCTCCGGATCTCGAATATGAAGTATTTGCATGATTTAACACAAGCTTGTTCATGACACTCCTGTATTTGCATTGTGCTTTGCCATCATTGCTTCAATTGAGCATAGATAGGAAGGGCCACTATCCAAAAGATGTGTTAATGTTATGATATGACACATCCTTCTGGAGGCATCTTCCCTTCCCCCTTCCACACCATCAAAGCTGTGAAAGTGCATGGTTTTGCATTCATTTGTGACCGAAAACAATTCAAATAAGTCATGATCTAATTAAAGTGTTGAATAATTGATTTTAGTTTCTCCTGAAATTTACCTTAGACTGCAGTTGCTCCTGTATGACTCAACTGACTTATTCAgaatatttaaattttgtttatcGGTGTTAGATATTAAGATGTGACTAAATGCAGATATCTTTTCAagtcattttgttttattctgcttTTTTTCACAGGGAATACTATTTGCTTTTATGACTATATAAGACTAGACAGACCCCTGGATGGGTATTGCATGTTATGCTGAACATATAATGTAATACAGGCTCAAAAATAAAGAAGGCTTAGAGCAAAAATGTAACAGAAATTGACACAAATGCCCCTGAAATTTGAAATGTAGGGGCAAAAAATGCTTCCCTCATTTTGCTTATTTGTAACACCTGAAATAGCTCTTAATATTGTATTCTAGGCCTTATTTATTATCACATATTATCACaatatgatttggtttatttaattttattgataaCAGTTAATGCCTGAAATTATTCAGTTTGtgaatttatttgaataaaataataaatgttattaaagtATTTAACGTAAAAGAATGAAACTAATATTTTTGATTTGGTAAATAAGATGCCCAAAAGTataaaatgcccccaaaattaaatccagggggcaaatattgctgcttttttctctccccaatttggaatgcccaattcccaatgcgctcaaagtcctcatggtggcgtagtgactcacgtAGTgctggacaaatctcagttgcctccgcatctgaaactgtcaatccttgcatcttatcacatggcttgttgagggcattaccgcagagacgtgATGCGTCTGGTGgcccatgctactctccacggcatccactcaaaactcaccatgtgccccactgagagcgagaaccacacattatagtgacaatgaggagtttaccccatgtgactaccctgcctagcaaccgggccaatttgtttgtataggagacctggctggagtcaatcagcacgccctggattcgaactcacgacttcagtggtggtagtcagcgtctttactcgcagAGCCATCCAGGGCAAATATTGCTTCTTaatggaaaagttaatttctgacacagaacaatgtactgtatatacatcagCCAAGTGCTGTTGCTACTAAAATATTAACTTACCTACACATTCTTAAGCATCTTTCAACAGAGCTGATAAACCTTTATTTTGTATAAACACATGGCCTTTGATCTATGCTGAGGTTTAAGTTTGCTTTGCAGTGTTGCATTGCTGTATAAGCTgaattatgtgtgtgtggttttgaaTGACTCCGAGTAGAAATCAGTGATGAGTCTACATGGGTAGGCTATGAATGGGAAACCAGTGACAGCCTCCACAGCAGCCTTGTGTCCTGTCGCCATGGCAGCTCTGTGCAGTGTGCACTGCACTCTCACAGGGGATGTGGTAAATCATAGCTGTCATAGCAACTAAGGGATGGCACATGAAGAAACTGCAAAAGGATGATGTGGCGACGTGCAGGGGAGGAGCAGCTACTTTTAGCTGAAGTCAAACTTGCCATCACCACTATGATGATGTGTGAGGATATATGTTTATGTGTGATTGTTTAGAGCAGGTGGGGTGAGGCTGAATTTATTTATGTTCATATAGTACAGAGAGTTGGACATTATATTCTGTACATTACAGGGATACTTTTGTACGCGTTCGCGTCAATCATACATGTTTTGCCCGAGGTGCAGTTTGCTTTTGTACAACACCCAGTATACTCATCTGACAAACAGGAAGTGGTCTAGTCCTGGGATATATAACATGAGTAACTGAAACCAACACTGTCACCCTCATTATACTGGTCCCTCCCACGAGTCCCTATTATTCATGAAATAAACATACCCATGTGTACTGAACACACTTAGGCATAATACAGAATGATTTTCATCTCAATGAGTTCAAACTATATTTTTGATCTCAGtcatgtgaaatattttgtattaaaggGGTCACGACATGTGGAGTAAAATTGTtcattgatcttttgacatataagagatcATTGTAATatgtaaacatactgtaagtttcagaactcaaaaccttCTCCTTAATGCAGAATGAGCATTTTTTGAAACCAAGCTGTCAAAGTGACTCTTTCTAATATTCCTCCAAATTGTGATGTTACACTGTAGTagatatttgcatctgaccacctccacaacaacacatcaaagcCTAATTTACCTTCAATCACTTCCGCAGCCGGCCCAGAAGCGGTGAatagtgagatggcaaggagagagagcAGGTcggtcaagagcagagagccagtcGTAACAGAGGGCTTTTACTGTGAAGTCTTAAAGGCGAAGCAAcaccaaaaccaagtgtttctgacagagggtcagaatgagggtggaaaagtatcatgttttacaaatatatgaacatttttttgtgcaaaaaacattTCTTATAAGTGAACCAAGgaacataaaaaaacatgtcaAATACTTGTCAAATAACTACAAATAAAGCGATTAACTGAAATGGCCTCTACATTGTCTAAACAAATAACTACATAGGCTTAGAAGAGAATGTTATGAAGCATATGAAaagttatatatactgtataaaatttTAGATAAAAACAGAGGAATTCACTATGGGTGCATTTTTACCTTCGTGTTTTAAATGTAAGGGGCGTTTTTTGACCAATCACTGgctaatttctgacactgctgtACACAGATGAGTTTAACAAAAGAGAAAGTAGCATTGAAATTAAAAGTTCCTAAAAAagcatgctgtttttttattgctttttttgttaTCGTTCCAAAGAACAAACTACGGTATGACTAGGTTGTTGTTCATTGGAAGTTATTCAAACCCCATGAAAAAAGAGCACTGAAATCACTCCTTCATTCCTCATCTGTTGATTCTTGATTCCATGATGATGAGCTCTTCAGGCATGCAGTAACCATCTTGTGTGCAATCGCTTTTGAGGTCAATACAACCATGAGGGTCCAGGCCTGGAGGTTCTCATGTTGTTGCAGCATTATTAAGCAAACATGTCATTACCACCCCATTCCTGTCCCTGAACATGACTCATCAACCTTGGAAACAGAACGTTACGGCACGTGTATTAAGTGAATGTGGTCCAACACCAGACATTTCGCACTGTCGTCCTTAATCAACCTTTTCAAAATGCTGCAACCCATTTCACAAAGTTTGTCCATTGTGACCATTTTTCCTCTGGTCAAATACTGGTTCACAAAAATAGTATGTCAAATCCAGAGCTGCCTTGGCACAGTGTATTGTTGTGTTACTGAGAGCATTACTACCACGGGTAGTAAATTATGTAATCACTTATGAGTgagctaaaaaaaaatagatttttatatcatttttagaGAAAAATATTTGAGCTCTAGCTCAGGACACAATAAATCTCTACCAACGATGTGgttgttaataaatataaaagtgaGGAACAGAAGCAGCAGGGCAAACTCATGTCTGCCTTTTCATGTTTTGATGAGTTTTTATTGTCTTCATGACAATGCAAAGCCACCAGCACTGTGAGCTATGGATTAGGGTAGTGAAACTGATGTTTACCCAATTAGTCACTGTGCTCAGAGGAAACGGTTCGTCTTGTTCTCTATATGATACGTGAAAGTTTTATCTTGACAGAGGTTTaagaaacaatttttttgttaCCAATTAATTAGTTacactgaataatttttttactatgaaaacattacaataaggttccattttagaacattagttaacatgaactaacaatgaacaatacttttattgtatttattaattttggttaatgttaatttcaacatttagttAAATGCTGCAAAAAATATACTGGCCATTGTTAGTTAACAATACCTAATACATTACCTAATGTTAACGAATGCCAAAAATGAAGCAAAACATTGACACAGCACTCATCTTTTCTAAACAAGAAAGACTACATTAgaaaatgagagtgagtaaataattacatatttcaatttttggggggaattattcctttaaatgtataaataataataattagaatacACAATGCTTCCACCAAGTAGTAAAGTTCATTTTCCTAAGCTATCCTATCCAATcctatcctaaaaaaaaaaattctctcatcatttacacaccctcatgccattacagatgtgaatcactttctttcttctgcagaatacaaacaatgtattttaggagaatatcttggctctgtaggtccatacaatgcaagtgaatggctaccaaaagctccaaaaagcacataaaggcagcataaaagtaatccacacgactccagtggttaaatccatgtctttagaagcgatatgataagtgtgggtgagaaacagattaatatttaagctTTTTCTATAGATGTTttggcaccaaaacactttaccggactttcagtttcatcataccatggtggtggaatgaccttcccaactcaatctcaaactctctatcttcaaaaaatggctaaaaacacatcttttccaaaagcacttaaccggtaacttaaaaaaaataaataaaaaattataattttgtttaattgtaatatggcacttttcgtaccactgtctccttaagatgattcgcttatgttttcctcttttgtaagtcgctttggataaaagcgtctgccaaatgaataaatgtaaatgtaaatgtagatgtcCTCACTGCCCAGGTGTCGATATGCAGGAATGCAAATttccaaaagcaaaagaagaataatgtgaaaatgtagatttatggtaaaaaataaataaaaaggggaTTAAATGATAATTTCTATACCTATAATTCTAGAAAGGGTCTGTTTCTttcccacacttatatcacttctgaagacatggatttaatcattttagtcatatggattacttttatgctgccttaatgtgcttttgtaacttcaaaatgttggaccctaatcacttgcattgtatgggcctattcttcatttgtgttcagcagatgaaagaaactcatacacatttgtgatggcatgagggtgagtaaatgatgagagaatgttcattatttggtgatatttttaattttatagtCATTCGCATCCATTTAAAGCCACATTTCATTTTATAAAGAAGCTACACACACCACCTTTAAAATAACCCAAGAGACTAAGCTGTAACAGTATCCTCTCCTTTCTCCTGTGCATTGTCTATTATAACCACAGACATTGGTTTTATTTCCATAGCAT
The Xyrauchen texanus isolate HMW12.3.18 chromosome 34, RBS_HiC_50CHRs, whole genome shotgun sequence DNA segment above includes these coding regions:
- the LOC127627872 gene encoding dual specificity protein phosphatase 4-like, which translates into the protein MVTMDELCEMDCGVLKRLMKDDSAKYLVLDCRSFLAFSGGHIRGAVNIRCNTIVRRRAKGSVSLDQILSSDDEVRDRLLSGLYSAVILYDERTSDTNTIKDDSTITLVHNALCRDTFSTEVYLLKGGYDRFSTQYPKYCLKTKTLTVSTPLSNVGASCTSCGTPQHDQGGPVEILPFLYLGSAFHASKKDMLDGMGISALLNVSSNCPNHFEGAYQYKCIPVEDNHKEDISSWFIEAIEFIDSIKDSNGRVLVHCQAGISRSATICLAYLMKKKRVRLDEAFEFVKQRRSIISPNFSFMGQLLQFESQVLATSCAVEAVSPSATLCPKSSSTPTSPFIFSFPVSVVTHSQPSSLSYLQSPITTSPSC